In Ciconia boyciana chromosome 16, ASM3463844v1, whole genome shotgun sequence, one genomic interval encodes:
- the CASKIN2 gene encoding caskin-2, with amino-acid sequence MGREQELIQAVKNGDVPNVQKLVAKIKASKSKLLGSAKRLNVNYQDADGFSALHHAALGGSLDLISLLLEAQATVDIKDSNGMRPLHYAAWQGRVEPVRVLLRAAASVNMASLDGQIPLHLSAQYGHYEVSEMLLQHQSNPCLINKAKKTPLDLACEFGRLKVAQLLLNSHLCVALLEGQSKDATDPNYTTPLHLAAKNGHKEIIRQLLKAGIEINKQTKTGTALHEAALYGKTEVVRLLLEGGVDVNIRNTYNQTALDIVNQFTTSHASKDIKQLLREASGILKVRALKDFWNLHDPTALNVRAGDVITVLEQHPDGRWKGHIHDAQKGTDRVGYFPPSIAEVISKRTGMVVPRVAPAHQRQGPPGALPAPAGGLQHLPDECPHQAAPSVPAAYGHLTLTRTAPGPDSSAGDRNSVGSEGSIGSIRSAGSGQSTEGTNGQSTSILIENARPLPSAGDDLQQQLLGSEPHNGQLTSTPGPQGHQTPGSCPPEDRVFSHQFLRPEQLLEGKDAEAIYNWLSEFQLESYTANFLNAGYDVPTISRMTPEDLTAIGVTKPGHRKKISTEIGQLSIAEWLPSYIPADLMDWLSAIGLPQYHKKLVNNGYDSITIVTDLTWEDLQEIGINKLGHQKKIMLAVKKLRDLRKSLNQAEATLARRKVPGALDIVTIESLENGECQSPHTPKMMTFQDSELSYELQTAMSNSCHETLGIKSSQGMSRSQESIGVRSRGSGHSQDNMLSRHLSSPSQESLGSGESSSSSGQSCMPPRSKESLASLPGLPSPEPYGKLVSPEGLIGYTNGGGGSPLKERNLPEGMDQYARPVAQKGAGTPAVTPCTPPQTPSKATAPYVFMYPHVSLKSPTVPSLLGAEQPKTLAHPYPSISSGQKSSLQTSAQKAFSYLHSQCGPAEPPTVSPTAGAAPDAWQAGEQQHNGGEGFKYKKRSHSLNRYTLLDGEHEEEEGAPTSTLGSYATLTRRPGRSQMPRACLQTDAKVTRSQSFAIRAKRKGPPPPPPKRLSSVSSALAAEADSEQPPDPEQQPTAPQDVADVGASPGDAGRSRTVKSLSAALEGMPGVSPPKPLLAPKPLHLAQDCLPGANVDDESYDGGDTSSTTLSDAGRDPFESNKPRRRTFSEPSAPMTEVAAQGGREDACSDTEEEAKPGVSSSSSQNSSSECIPFAEEGNLTIKQRPKPTGHPKADAAVLDAEPGSQPAEHPCSAGKEPAVPAAAKEPPVLEFNLTESDTVKRRPRFREREPLQAVLKAFSMAGQAEAGASPAPQYAQAQAVSIAGPAVPAQVPRAGLAGDAFDDDSVEFRIAEIEKSILSLEKGIKKAPSPTKASSPTELLSTAVVRTPTPDVPAKHTSVASTKLVFSGPKTIYQQVLQPSRHTVAPWAATEAVPDVIGSLASPGSPTLEAGSKVSVKPLVAAPGAALAQQRLEQTNSTLAAALQVAEKKITAEEAEGHPGAVHSAKNILEDISNMFDDLADQLDAMLD; translated from the exons agctcctgggaTCTGCCAAGCGCCTGAACGTGAACTACCAGGATGCGGACGG GTTCTCGGCGCTGCACCATGCGGCCCTGGGCGGCAGCCTGGACCTCATCtcgctgctgctggaggcacaGGCCACCGTTGACATCAAGGACAGCAACG GGATGCGCCCCCTGCACTACGCAGCCTGGCAGGGACGCGTGGAGCCGGTGCGGGTGCTGCTGCGTGCCGCCGCCTCTGTCAACATGGCCTCACTGGACGGGCAGATCCCGCTGCACCTCTCAGCGCAGTACGGCCACTACGAGGTG TCGGAGATGCTGCTCCAGCACCAGTCCAACCCCTGCCTCATCAACAAGGCGAAGAAAACCCCCCTGGACCTGGCCTGCGAGTTCGGGCGGCTGAAG GtggcccagctgctgctgaacagcCATCTGTGCGTCGCCCTCCTGGAGGGACAGTCCAAGGATGCCACCGACCCCAACTACACCACCCCGCTGCACCTGGCAGCCAAGAACGGGCACAAGGAGATCATCAG gcagctgctgaaggCTGGGATTGAGATCAACAAGCAGACCAAGACGGGTACAGCCCTGCATGAGGCTGCGCTCTATGGCAAAACGGAGGTGGTGCGGTTGCTGCTGGAG GGCGGCGTTGATGTGAACATCAGGAACACCTACAACCAGACAGCGCTGGACATTGTGAACCAGTTCACCACCTCGCACGCCAGCAAGGACATCAAGCAGCTGCTGAGAG AGGCATCAGGAATCCTGAAGGTCCGAGCTTTGAAGGATTTTTGGAACCTCCATGACCCAACTGCTCTCAATGTACGGGCAGGAGATGTCATCACG GTCCTGGAGCAGCATCCAGATGGGCGATGGAAGGGGCACATCCATGACGCTCAGAAAGGCACCGATCGGGTTGGGTACTTTCCCCCCTCCATCGCCGAAGTCATCAGCAAGCGAACAG GCATGGTTGTCCCCCGCGTGGCGCCTGCGCACCAGCGCCAGGGTCCCCCCGGGGCCCTCCCGGCCCCCGCTGGTGGGCTGCAGCACCTCCCCGACGAGTGTCCTCACCAGGCAGCCCCGAGCGTCCCAGCGGCCTATGGCCACCTCACCCTAACCCGGACGGCCCCGGGCCCTGACAGCTCAG caggagacaggAACAGCGTGGGCAGCGAGGGCAGCATCGGCAGCATCCGCAGTGCCGGCAGCGGCCAGAGCACCGAGGGCACCAATGGGCAGAGCACCAGCATCCTCATCGAGAACGCCAGG CCGCTGCCCTCCGCCGGCGATGACCTCCAGCAACAGCTTTTGGGATCGGAGCCACACAATGGGCAGTTGACCTCCACGCCAG GGCCACAGGGCCACCAGaccccaggcagctgcccccCTGAAGACAGGGTCTTCTCCCACCAGTTCTTGCGGCCTGAGCAGCTCCTCGAGGGGAAG GACGCAGAAGCCATTTACAACTGGCTGAGTGAGTTCCAGCTGGAGTCGTACACTGCCAACTTCCTGAATGCTGGCTACGACGTCCCCACCATCAGCCGCATGACCCCAGAG GATCTGACGGCCATTGGCGTGACCAAACCAGGCCACAGGAAGAAGATCTCCACTGAGATTGGGCAGCTCAGCATTGCCGAGTGGCTGCCCAGCTACATCCCG GCTGACCTGATGGACTGGCTCAGTGCCATTGGGTTGCCCCAGTACCACAAAAAGCTGGTGAACAACGGCTACGACTCCATCACCATCGTGACGGACCTGACATGGGAGGATCTGCAAGAGATAGGCATCAACAAGCTGG GCCACCAGAAGAAGATCATGTTGGCTGTCAAGAAGCTCAGAGACCTCCGCAAAAGCCTCAACCAAGCAGAAGCAACTCTGGCAAGACGCAAAGTCCCCGGTGCCCTGGACATCGTCACCATAGAGTCGCTGGAGAACGGGGAGTGCCAGTCTCCGCACACCCCCAAAATGATGACCTTCCAGGACAGTGAGCTCAGCTACGAACTCCAGACAGCCATGTCCAACAGCTGCCACGAGACGCTCGGCATCAAGAGCAGCCAGGGGATGTCGCGGAGCCAGGAGAGCATCGGGGTGCGGTCCCGGGGCTCAGGGCACTCACAGGACAACATGCTGTCCCGGCACCTCTCCAGCCCCTCGCAGGAGAGCCTGGGCAgcggggagagcagcagcagcagtgggcagTCCTGCATGCCGCCCCGCAGCAAGGAGAGCCTGGCCAGCCTGCCAGGACTACCCAGTCCCGAGCCCTACGGGAAGCTCGTCTCCCCCGAGGGGCTGATCGGCTACACCAAtggcggcgggggcagccctCTCAAGGAGAGGAACCTGCCCGAAGGCATGGATCAGTATGCCCGGCCGGTGGCTCAGAAAGGTGCTGGGACACCAGCGGTCACCCCCTGTacccctccccaaacacccAGCAAGGCAACAGCCCCGTACGTCTTCATGTACCCACACGTCTCCTTGAAATCCCCAACGGTCCCTTCCCTCCTGGGAGCGGAGCAGCCCAAGACCCTGGCGCACCCGTacccctccatctcctctggACAGAAGAGCAGCCTGCAGACGTCGGCCCAAAAAGCCTTCTCCTACCTGCACAGCCAGTGTggccccgcggagccgcccACCGTGTCAcccacagctggggcagccccggaTGCCTGGCAggccggggagcagcagcacaatGGGGGCGAAGGCTTCAAGTACAAGAAGCGTTCGCACAGCCTGAACCGCTACACACTGTTGGATGGGgagcatgaggaggaggagggtgcaCCCACCAGCACCCTGGGCTCCTATGCCACCCTGACACGGCGGCCAGGCCGCAGCCAGATGCCACGTGCCTGTCTGCAGACAGATGCCAAGGTGACCCGCAGCCAGTCCTTTGCCATCCGGGCCAAGCGCAAGGGCCCTCCGCCGCCACCTCCCAAGCGCCTCAGCTCCGTCTCCAGTGCCCTCGCTGCTGAGGCAGACAGCGAGCAGCCCCCCGATCCCGAGCAGCAGCCCACAGCCCCCCAGGATGTGGCCGATGTGGGTGCCAGCCCTGGTGACGCTGGCCGCAGCAGGACAGTGAAGAGCCTGTCAGCTGCGCTGGAGGGGATGCCAGGGGTGAGCCCACCCAAGCCCCTCCTGGCCCCAAAACCACTGCATTTGGCTCAGGACTGTCTCCCTGGGGCAAATGTGGATGATGAGTCCTATGATGGTGGTGACACCAGTAGCACCACACTTTCTGATGCTGGCAGGGACCCCTTTGAGAGCAACAAGCCACGGAGACGGACATTCAGCGAGCCCAGCGCTCCCATGACGGAGGTGGCTGCGCAGGGTGGGCGGGAGGATGCCTGCTCGGACACAGAGGAGGAGGCCAAGCCGGGGgtctcctcctcatcctcccagAACAGCTCCAGCGAGTGCATCCCCTTTGCAGAAGAAGGCAACTTAACCATCAAACAGCGGCCAAAGCCCACTGGGCACCCCAAGGCTGACGCGGCCGTGCTGGACGCAGAGCCTGGTTCCCAGCCGGCGGAGcacccctgctctgctgggaaggAGCCAGCGGTGCCCGCTGCTGCCAAGGAGCCGCCCGTGCTGGAGTTCAACCTCACCGAGTCGGACACGGTGAAGCGCCGGCCCCGCTTCAGGGAGCGGGAGCCACTGCAGGCAGTGCTGAAGGCGTTCAGCATGGCAGGGCAGGCTGAGGCGGGGGCCAGCCCTGCGCCCCAGTATGCCCAGGCCCAAGCAGTGAGCATCGCGGGCCCTGCCGTGCCGGCACAGGTGCCACGGGCCGGGCTGGCAGGGGACGCCTTTGATGACGACAGCGTGGAGTTCAGGATTGCTGAGATAGAGAAAAGCATCTTGTCGCTGGAGAAGGGGATCAAGAAGGCACCAAGCCCCACCAAAGCCTCCAGCCCCACGGAGCTGCTCAGCACCGCCGTGGTGAGGACGCCCACTCCAG ATGTCCCTGCCAAGCACACCTCCGTGGCGTCCACCAAGCTAGTCTTCTCTGGGCCCAAGACCATCTACCAGCAGGTCCTGCAGCCCTCCCGCCACACTGTTGCTCCCTGGGCAGCCACCGAGGCAGTGCCAGATGTGATCGGGTCCTTGGCCAGTCCCGGCTCGCCGACGCTGGAGGCAGGCAGCAAGGTGTCAGTGAAGCCTTTGGTAgctgccccgggggctgccctggcccagCAGCGGCTGGAGCAGACCAACTCCACCCTGGCTGCTGCGCTGCAGGTGGCCGAGAAGAAGATCACAGCGGAGGAGGCGGAGGG ccACCCTGGGGCCGTGCACTCGGCCAAGAACATCCTGGAAGACATCAGCAACATGTTCGATGACCTGGCCGACCAGCTGGACGCGATGCTGGACTGA